Part of the Paroedura picta isolate Pp20150507F chromosome 3, Ppicta_v3.0, whole genome shotgun sequence genome is shown below.
attgCATGTTGGACCAGGCACTGTGTGTGCGTGCTGATCACATAAACAGCTATGTTATGATATATATCAGGAAACAAGTCATCTAATAAGATACATGTTGGTGCTAAATCATTTGGACAGGGGTGCACATTCCTGGTTTGCAGTATGAATGGAAATGTTCACTACCAATGATGTACTGAACAATTAATGGTAACTCTCCGTTGCACAGAGCTGTGGATAAGATCCAGTTTAATTGGCAATTTCCATTCATTTCTGCTTCAGACTGTatttcccccctcacccccagtCATTACTCAGGACCCTTTCCAATTCAGCAGCATTTTGTGGTAGGTAGGAAAGGCACAGAAGTTCTGACCCACTGATAGAAGATTTAATCAGAATCCAACCCTGTCTCTGAGCCTGTTAAATATGAATCCACTGGTTCCAAATCCAAGTCCAGCCACGAATAGAACCATTTTGATCGTGTGAAGTGAAAGTTCATTttatggtgaaagaaaaataaatgcctaAATGAATGAAATGAGGCGAAAGTAAGGCAGATACATATTTGTTTAATTGATCTGATAGGCTGAGGTAGAGTCGCTACAGGCATGCAGGTGCAGTGTGATTCAGAGGACTGATGGGATGCAGTGGTCAGAAcgttgggcccattctgcacacattggataatgcactttcagtgtgcttttgcagctggattttcctgtgcagaacaagacaatccacttctaaagtgtattatccaatgtgtgcagaatggggctTGGACTAGGACCTAGGATGACCAGGTCTGAAGCCCTTGTTCAAATATGGAAGCCTGCCAAATGATCTGGGGTCCCTCACAATCTCAAGATTGCTGTGAGGACTAAGGAGATGAGGGAGGTGCACTGggaaaagccattttgggttccTGATCAAGGAGAAAAGTGGGAACTTAGTTTTTAAGCCCCAGAGATATATGTTGCCAATTAATTAGCAAAGAGGGTCAAACAAAGGCATCTCCAACTCCCAAGGACGCTGGACTGAAGAATTAATTATGTGGCCAGTTGAAGCATCCAATAGACACAACCTCCACAGGCGCCCTGGGGCTTCAGATCGGCAAATTCCTTTATCAGGTTTTTACCGCTCTGCAGTCTAGGGGCAAATCGCCAAAGAAATGCCCTGCCCGCAGCACCCTTATGCTCCAAGGATTACTGAGGACGCGGGGATTGGATTAACTCCCGGGAAGTGGGGGGGATGCTCGGCCAGAGCCATCTTCGCTGCAACCTGATTAGGGAACTTGCTCGCTGTACATCCCCGCCTCCGCCCGCGCACGCACATCCCTCTCCTCGCGGGGCTGGGTCGGAGAGGGGGCATTGCACTGCCCCCTTTTCGGGActgggggccaggggccaggcggCCCGGACACAGCCGCGCACCCTCCCGGCGCAACTTCGGCGCTCTGCGCGGCCGAGAGGCAGGCGGCTGTGGGCAGGGCCCAGGGAAATGACGCGCGTGTTGTGAAACCCGACCCAGCGCGAGGGGAGCGGGGCTTCCACCCGGCTGCGGCTGTCAGGCGATTGTGTGCGCGCCGTCCTCTTCTCGCGGCCAGCCGCGGCGctcgggagaggagaggagaggagaggctgcCCGGGTCGGCCGCCGACGGGGCTCGGGAGCGTCCAGCCGAGGGCAGCGGCGCTGCGGGCGGGATGGAGGCGGCCATGGAGTGGTACTACGCCGTGCCGCTGCTCTTCACCGTCCTGGCCGTGCTCCTGGCCTCGCTCTTTGTGAAGTTGCGAGCCTCGGCAGGGGACAAAGCGGCGGCCGACGAGGGAGAGCCCCGAGCCCCCGAGGCCAAGGCGAgcgtggccgccgccgccgccgcaccagCAGCCCGGGAAGGCGGCGGGGAGGGAAGCCCGGGAGCCCCGGAGGAGGACGGCGAGGGGCCGCCCAAAAGGGCCGGGGGCGAGGAAGCGCGGGGCAAGGCGGACGGGCTCCCCGAGGAAGGCGCCGCGGCCGAAGGGAGGGAGCGCCGCGAAGAGCAAGACGAcgacgtggaggaggaggaggacgcggCAGCTCGGACTGCGAAAGCGCCGCCGCAGAGCCCCCCGCCTCCGGAGATGAAGACGGCGCCCGggccggaggcggcggcggcggcggagggagaAGAGCAGGAGGACGACGAAGACGACGAGggtgaggaggacgaggaggaaagCAAGGTAAGGGCGAGGCGGAGGGACCCGGCCGGGCACCGGCTTCCCTGCAGAGACACCCACCCGCCCCTCCCGCTTCCGACGGCTCTGCCCGGCGTCTGCTGGAGCTTTCCAtctggagccggggggggggggggagcttactTCGCAGAGGCAGATCTTGGGAACTCTCCGACCTTGGAGCAAGGAAGGCGGCTACAGCCGAATCCCCTCATTCGGAGGTCAGGTGACACCCACCCAGCAAAGTGCTGAGCCGAAAGGACTCCCTACCGCATGAGCGTGTTTCACACCGCcaatcacggttctctcagagctcgctcagccccacctacttcgccCGGTGtttgttgagggaagaggaagggaaaggcaattgtaagccactttggggctccttcgggtagtaaaaagcggagtgCAAAAATCTAGCAATGATGATTATCATTCAGGAGTTCAGGCCATTGCTGGGCAGAATGCCAACTGTTCGGGTGCCACATTCCCTGGCAGTAGCCCTGTAGCATGTAGAAGATAAGCCGAGGAGGGGAGCAGGAGGATGCCTGGATCCTGAATCTCTGAAGATCATACCTCTGCGTGCGCATGCCCACACATACGTTCATAGTCTCAGTTATAAACAATATAAGCAATTTTGAGGGCTCCTTGCAgttccttccctgccatttcttcTCCCTCTAAATGCAAAGGGAGACCATTCTTCTTCCCACTTCCCTAAATTATCAATTCAGGATGCACACCTGTTGCTTCACGTAGGAGCATGGGACTGCTGCTACCAGTGATGGTGTCAGTATGTTCCACCCTTGGGAGAAATAAAGCTTGAGATTTTGAGATAAAAGGCTATGCTCATGAGTATTGATTgcacccccctcctctccctccatggTACTTAGTACTAACTGAAAGTGTTTGTCATGAAGTAAACTTCTAAATGAGGTTCACACGTTCAAGCAAAGCAGTCACCTGTGATTACAGTTAGTCTCTTTTCTGCCCCTGACCTTAATTCCAGAGGAGGAAAGTAGCCTTGGAAACTTCTTCCTCTCCAGGAGatgtagccccctccccctcgAGTGGCCTCTTGTGCAGACCTGAGGAATGACAcatctgattccccacttcctgCAGCCTCATGCTTTCCCATAGTCTAGAGAGACACACCATGATGTCacttatccccccacccccaccccaagcattCCCTGGCTGCATACAGGGCATGAGACAGTGGCAGGCAGTGAAAGTAAGTCCGGCTCCCCAATGCAGCAGGGGATTGTTTctgattaaaaataaatgagCAGTCCTAAGGGCACAAAGAGGACGTGCGCCTTGCCAAAAAACACCAGCCTTCTAGGCAGCAAGCTAGACTTAGACAGGAAGCTAGGTTTTATTTGTCAGCTGTAGGACTGCAGAGATCTTGTCTCCTATCTGGGAGTTGTTTCTGAATAATGCATGTCTCTTTGCATTCCTGAGATTGCTTGGGTGAGCAAGTTTAAaagaaccaggggggggggggggatgaaatgttTCTTGTTTGGAACCAAATCAGGATGGCCAAAAGACCAGGAGCCCGGCTTCTGTCTCCATGGACTACGTTCCCTGTTGGCGATGGAACTAGTTATTAATTTCCATATGGGGACATGTTAAGATTAAGCCCTCCGACTAGaaaccctttcctctcttcacgaTGGGGCTGCTGGTCGTAACTAGTAAGCAGCAATAGAAAGGCACTCTACTCACTCTTCTCGTGGTCACATATTTCAGGGCTGGCATAAGCAATGTTTTCTCTTGCTGGCTCAAATGAAGCCCCCATTTATGACAGGAGCACATTTATCTCACTTGAAAAACAAAAGCATAATcacagggggtggggagcttcATTAAGGGCTTACGTTCAGCCTCGCCATTGCAGGGGCGCATTCTTGGTTGGTGAGAGCAAACCTTCATTCTTTTCTTATGTGGGTGATAATATAACATGTTAgtaggagaattttttaaaataacatggtGTGTCGTGGTGGCTACCAGTGTGATCTATAAGCTGGGAAGTAAGTTTGCAATCATAAGGAATAATATAGGACTTGCATCTGAGTATACCTGCTTAGACTTGTTCCCTGGTTCCCAGTTCACATGGCTCTCCGATCATTCACTGACAATCTGCACTCTTTCAGTGTCACCTTCCTGTCTGTAAAATGGGGTTAATACCAACCTTCCTTACACATCTCCTGTAAATATCACACCGGTTCTCAGAAAGTGATATGTAAAGGCATTaggattgttataatgttattacacATTGTAATGTTATGCACAGACAAAGCAGCCAGGAATAAAAATAGGTTAGGGAGGGAGAAAGTGTCAGATACATTCTCTGGAAGGCCCAGTCTGTAGCCTTACCTCAGACAAAACCTCACTGAAGTCCCCACTCACTGGGCAATTAGGGAGGGAAGTAGAGAAACAGACCTGATTCAAGCGTCTGGCATTTATGCTGCCTGTTTTGCTTCCTGCTCATCAGTTTCCTATCGTGCAGCTGATGCCATGTCCCTCTAGCATAAACATCACTTTTGCCTGGTGAAGTGAATGGAAGCAGTGCAGACTCAGCACATCCTAAAAACAGACCTCTAtgccaggaggaggaggcttatttgtttgtttcttattcCTGGGTCCAGTGATTACCTTTCAGGCCCCCTAGTTTTGTGCCTATGCCTGTTTATGCCTTTGGGCACCCCAGGGGAAACATTGGACCAGTGCCCTCAGCAGCCTTGCTGATCAAGATGGAGTTGTTGTTAACCAGCTGAGCACTGCTCAGACTAGCTGCAGGCCCTTTCTGGCTGGAAATGTACAGCAATCTCAGGGAAATGCCCAACAGTCCCAACAGTATGCTTGGCTGTAGTCACACAGCCACTGTGTTTTGTCTGTTGCTTAGGAAAGAATGACCTTTTCCCCTGCCCATGGGGACCCCTTTCTCACCTTGTCCATATTCTTTCCTTCCCTACATTAACCACAGCTCAGCCAGGCTTTCTAGGGTGTTTACAAAAACAATGTTTActccaattatatatatatacacacggacacacacacacacaagattacTTCATTTTACTGCCTCTTGACTGTCTGCACCAGCACGGTGTTGGTCCTTCTGTGACAATCATTGCTGCATGCCAAAGGGCAGCCTCTTCTGTCTCCTGGCTCTACATCAACTGAACTTTGCTTCACAGCGCAAACATGGCTTGGCTAGTGAAGAATGTTGATTCCTGTTCCTCTCAGTTTTTGaggcttttaaaacaaaatttcttTCTACCCCTCAGGAGTATGAAGAAAagtttcttcattttttaaatttattatcttTATTAACCACACACTTTCAGCCAGCTGATTCACAGCAGCACAcaacaatataataacaataaaagtatataaaaacaatatGACAAATCCTCCCTAGTCCCAATACCCTTAAAACCCCAGTCGTCCCTGTCAACCCAGTGCCTTAGGGGGTAggtggaagagagaaaaaaatgtggTGATACTTTTATCTTTCATGACACAGGTGTTTTGTTCTAAATTCCCCATATGTTATTTTACCTTAGGCTGACagtgatgatggtggtgatggggTAGAGGAACTATGATTGAAGATTCTGGCATATGTTCTACATCAAAGTTGTTAAGAAAAACTTTGATCAGTGGAGTAGTAGGATATATAGCAGTCTTTCaatcattttttttcctcttacCTCAGGcgagcccgatcccatcagatctcagaagctaaacagggctgaccctcaCTAGTATTTAGATGAGTGACTTCCAAGGATTTgcgaggtagttcctccaaggaacactagatgtcatgctgcagaggcaggcaatggcaaaccatttcccAATTGCCCGGCTGCCAGACTCAACCCCCTGAGGAAGCTGAACAGTGAAACCAATGCAAATACTGGTTATTGGTTCTGGAAATTAATTACAATACATGCTGGAAACCATTTACAATAAATGGACACTTTACAGTAACTAAGAAGACAAGGGTTTTtcaaaaagatttttatttaGAACTTACACGGGACTTTTCTTTCATCTCTATACTGTGTACTCCTTCTTTATATTCCttctttatattatatatatatatatatactgtgcATGCCACGTGATAAATAAATCTAT
Proteins encoded:
- the MXRA7 gene encoding matrix-remodeling-associated protein 7, whose translation is MEAAMEWYYAVPLLFTVLAVLLASLFVKLRASAGDKAAADEGEPRAPEAKASVAAAAAAPAAREGGGEGSPGAPEEDGEGPPKRAGGEEARGKADGLPEEGAAAEGRERREEQDDDVEEEEDAAARTAKAPPQSPPPPEMKTAPGPEAAAAAEGEEQEDDEDDEGEEDEEESKEEDQESETEKLVVREPESENVDEQFSFKYSPGKLRGNQYKTLLTKEELEEEQRIQRQQLAAIFSLMKEKAETFGEMSETDIKEQLKLYDM